In the genome of Cryptococcus neoformans var. neoformans B-3501A chromosome 5, whole genome shotgun sequence, the window CTTACAGCTACATCCCAGATCTTCATGGTTACATTGCCTTTCCGTACCTGGCGAAGATTGAAGGCCACCGTTGGGACAACGTCTTCAGACCATTGGTCGGAACCCAAAACATTGACTAATCTGTAATGTGAGTGCGTCAGTGGACCATTGTGGAAGCTGGAGGTCCCAAATATCAAAAGACGAACGATGTCTTCCCGCTTGCCTATATTAGAATGAGCATGGGCATCAGCGCTCGTATGTCTGGCGGCATGGCTCCTAGTAACTTACCTGTAATCCCACTATTGTGACTTCCAGATGCTTGGCAAAGAACAAAGACAGGAACCAGTTGAAAATCCCGTTGAATATAGACGCCATGTTGTTTATGCTGTCAGAGCTGAACAATGAGTTACTGCAAGGCAACGTAACGTGTCCTGTATCTTCGATCCACAAGGTGGAATGCTAACGTTTGATATGGGTGCTGGCTGTGGGTGGGTATTTTTGTCACAGCCCTCACTGAGGAGCTGTTCCACTTGAGGATTGATGAGGTAAGAAGAAAGTTGGGGCGAAGCAcagcaaaaggaagattCTTTGGTGGTTGATGTTGTGGTCGATCGATCACCTAATAGCCGGCGGAGGTTCGAGCGGCGGTGATGTTGTTATTTATATACAGCGCGCACGAATGACAAAAGTATCATAACAACTCATAAGATGAATATTCACTTATCGTGCAACAAGTTCCTGTTCGTATAACGGCTAGTATGCTCGCTTGTCACTGGAGGATTCAGTTCCACAGCGTCCGCGGGAGATCGGAGTTCGATTCTCCGACAGGAagtttctttttgctttttctCTGCTCCCTTCTCAGTTCAGTGCCGAAGAGAATTAATTGGAAGGTTTACGAGTCGCGGAGACGAATTTGAAATTTTATGAGGTGAATTTGCAATACCATTACCTTTTTGTGCTAATTGGAGGCTAATGACTAATTAAACACAGATTTCGTCCCACTAAAAAGTTTGATGGTGGCATAGGCGGGATAGGAAAGAAGGTTAAAGGCAGCTTTCTATACACCTTTTTCTATTCCCCACTTTCTTATCCTTTTTCTAATCCATCCATTCAAGTGGAGGTCGTCCATCAACAATAACTTTGAACAACGTAAGTCATTCTTCCgtacatcctcatccataCAACATTTCTCCCTCATATCACTTTCTTTTGCTGACCTTCCTCAtgcttttttcttcccttaCTATCCACACCCGTTCGCCGTCGACGCGTTGTTTATCCGTTCCTACACGGGTTACGCCATGTTTAGACACGTTACATACACAAAATGTCTGCTCCTAGctgggaagaaatggaagccAAGCGAATCGAGGTAAGCGCGCATCGTCTACTTTTGCAAAAACTACGGTGTTCATCTTTGAATAAACAGATGATCCAGTCTCTTCGCGAAGTCTCTTCTGCCATGACGCGCTGCGTCCATGTCATTGAAGAGTACacctccctctctcccgtcaatctctccaagcctgATCTCCTCCAACCTCTTACTGCCGGTGGCCCTCTTGCCGTCGCTCTTGCCTCTGGATTGGCTGATGCCGGTGTCGGAGGTACTGGTAAGAAGGAGCgtaagaagaaggaaaagaagatcaGGGACCCCAACGCCCCCAAGAGGCCTCCTAGTGCCTACATCTTGTTCCAGAACGAAGTTCGTGATGACATTAGGACCTCAAACCCTGGAATGCCTTACAAGGATGTGTTGCAAATAATCTCTCAGAGGTGGAAAGAGTTGCCTGAtagcgagaagaaggtaagTTGATTGTATGGATTTGGTAATTAAGAAAGTCTGGGCTGTCGCTGATGATTCGTCTAGATTTTCGAGGACGCCTATGCCGCCGCGCACAACAACTTCCGAGCTGAAGAGCAGGCCTATGCCAAGAAGGATGCCGTCGAGGTGGACCCTGTTCTTATGGAATCTTCCGACGACTCTTCTGACGATGACTCCTCCGAAGGGGGCTCTGTAAGCTCGTCTCGCTGTCTTTGACTAAAGTATATGCTCATCGTAGATGCAGACTCCCGCTGCTCCTATCCCTGCTCCTACTCTTGCGGCCGCTGAGAAGAAtaaaaaggacaagaagaggaagaccaaggaggaggaagctgcTGTGAACGCCGTGCTGGGTGAGaacaaagacaagaaggtTAGTTATCAATAACTGAAAAGTGTATTGTATGTGCTGACACCGCgctgcagaagaagaagaagagcaaggacTAAGTATAGTCCCCACGTCTTGTTTCGATGGTGGAGTTTCAAGGTTATTCGATTGGTCTAGGGCCTTTTATATAGAGATAGTTGTCAATAGCCTATTTGGGCTTGATTTTTTCGGTTACATAACAATTAATTAGATGATGATACCATCCCCATGTATAGAGCTGACATGGCTCCATGTAACCAGACTTGGAGGCCGAAAGGATTGTTGACAAACAAGAAATCAGGCACCTGTGAGCGATGCGTCGGGTGGTTTGTTTAGTGCATGTGCTCCGTACTCAGAGTATGAGGGGGATGACCAGAAAGAGTCAGTAAGGTTACCGGGTGTGGCGTGATGATATATACAAGATATGGCGATTATATGCATTATCACGTCCGGCATACCTGTTGTAGGGCATTAAGTTGCGTCCAAGGAAGCGATGATATGGAAAGCGGTGAGCGTGAATTGGAGGCGGTGCCTATCGGCACTCGCCTGGGTTCGCCAAAATAGTGGCATGTCCTATTCCTTGCGTTGGCTCTTGTTCCCGCCTTCGTTCTCGGCCACCgattcttttctctttcttttcggCCACGGActctttctccattctGCCGTATCTCTTTCGCTTCTATCCCATCTACACAGTCGCCGCCACTGCGACTATTATCACACGCCAGGGCGAATCACAAAGGACGGATATACAACGGACGCACTATTGCACTTCGCACAACAACCCTCTTTTCGCACGCGCGCTGCCATCGCACACTTGACCACTCATTGCATTCTTCAGAACCGCACATTGCGCGTCTAGTAGAGGTACTTGTTTCAAGTCGTATatgttggaggaggtggggaATTCATCAACTCATCTTTAAAGTGTGTCGGTAGACATCTCTGGATCATCTGGTATGTCCATCGTACAGTTGAACATGTCCTGGTGAACTGATTTCCTTGgaaacttcttcttctgacaGATATATTTATCATACATAATGGCTCTTCGTTTCCGAAATGCCACACCAGGTACAATCCTCTGCCTTGCAGCAACCATCCTGCTCGCAATTGTCTCCTTCAACACTCCTTTACTCAAGAGCCTCTACTTTTTGTCGGCGACATTCTCATCAGGATCGTATGAAGGGACGATGCAGTTGGGAACACTCGGATTCTGTGTGACATTAAATGATGCCACAAATTGTACTGGTCCGACAGTTGGGTATGAGTTTGGTGAGTGAATTAAAGGTAGATGAGCCCATATACTGAGACGATATCAAGATCCCAACACTGTTTTCGgcatctcctcttttgACATCCCTGAAGCAATCACCAAATATCTCACTTACGTTCTCATCCTTCACGTTGTCGCTCTCGGTTTCGCCGCTATTGCCATGATCGTTGCCATTTTCGCCCATTCGCCTACTTTTCCCCTCATGTGTCTCTCAATCTGGATGGCTGGGATCGCCTCGACTATTACCCTTATTGCCCTTATATTTGATCTCGCAATGTTCTACATTGCCAAGTCAAGGATAGACAGTGTGGACGGAGCGTCGGCGGAGATCGGAATATCAGTGTGGTTAACGCTAGCCGCATGGCTAGTATTGGCAATTGGTGGATGTTTCTTCGGTATCGGCAACTGCTGCGGTTCTTGCCgagaagagcgagagaCTGGAGACCCTCGAAGGAAATATGACAAAGATGAtagggaggaagaagattacAAGATGCGGATGATGGCCATTGACAATGAACGGCGGAGAAAGCAAGCCCAAGAGCAAGATCTTCCTAGTTTCCAGGAACTTTCGCCCCTcaaagacgaggaggaagacaaaTATCTTATTGAACCCCAGCGAGATCAACAAGATTTGGCGAGGAATGGGAGTGTGGTACAAGGTGTAGGAGTTGGGtatgggaggaggaacaaCAGAACACCGGTCAACGAATACTCGCAGCAACCAGGCGCATTTGCATGGGGTCAGCCTAGAGGGTATCAGACCCTGCAGAACATCCAAGCGCCCCCAAGGGCCGCTAGAAGATTATCAGATGCAACTAGCGCAGGAGACTTTGTTGGTATCGGAGCTGGAGGAGCAGGTGTTGATGTTCCGCCCGTGCCCCCTTTAACCCAGCACCAGTCATCGCAACAAGGTTATGGTCAAGGTTATTATGGTGAGAATCAGTATAATGAGCAGCCCGGACAGTACGGACAAAGCTACGCGGAGCAAAATCAGTATGGAAACAATCAAAGTACGTGGCAAAGCCATTCTCCTTATCATTATCACGTATAATCCAAGATCAAGGCTGACAAAATGTGCAATAGACTATAACGACCCCTACGCCtctcaacagcaacaaaCCCCTTACGATCCCTATACCCAAACGACCTACAACAATGAACCTTATACCTCTTCCAACATCTCCACGTATTCTGCTACTCCCGCGCCTGTGGCAATGCCTACCCCAGCACCTACACGATCCCCTCCTCAGTCAGTTCCTATCACCCAACCAATGCAATCTTCAAATCCCAACCCTTACAATTACGCCACCGTAGGATCATCAGAATCGTATGATCCAGGACCTCGTGTGACCCAAGCAGACCCTTATGACGCTTACGATGATGGGCTTGGAGCTATCGGGATGGCTGCTACGTCCGGTATGGGCAGGCATGCGCGAGACTATACCGGACAGACGTTTGCGTCTAGTTCTAGTTATCCACCGCAGCAGCAAGCACAAGGTTCATCAGGAAGTAGAGGGATCCAAGAACCTCGACCGCGACATCTGGTGAACCAGAATAATTCTTCTCTCTTGGCTTCCCCCGTCTCAACGACGTCGCCGATCGATCATACGAGAAATGAAATCATCGGGCAACCTATGATGATACCGAGCGGTAGCGGGTTTGGAAGTACGAATGCAGCAGCAGGGGGGTATGCGGATGATTTGTTGGATGTGAATGGGTCCAGTAATAGGCCGCCAAGTTATTCGGCTGGTGATTATGCGGTGCAAAATACGGCTGTGCCGGAGAAGAGCTCGTACAATTGAGCGAAAAATGAATAGGATATACGTCTGAGACGTTTAGAAGGgataaggaagaaggaaggaaggaaggaaggaaggaggaaggaagaagaacgacTGGCAGTACGTACGTAGTCTGGACCTCTTGTGTGTGGTTTGTTATTGTCATTTTTGTATGCTCGAATCACGATATCAACTAGAATCTTTTGGACGGACATTACGATGGTTATATAACGATAGTTTATATATCTGGGTCATGCATAGCATTTCTTGATTTTTCTGATGAGTTCTTTAGCATTTGAGTACATCATCAATGGACTCTACTGCGTGGCAGTGGCATGATATAGGTGGTGTAAACATGAAAGCACTCATTACGTAACACCAGGCCATTGCAACAACGTAATGGGCCAGAACCCAGAACCCAGAACGCGCTCGCTGTCAGCACGCACGAGAGATTGTTCTTCGCTGTCCATAGTGATAGCCATCGTAATTCACTTTCCTATCACCAACCTGTGAATCTCACTTTTGGCGTTCATAAACAAGTATCAACACACTTTGCCAATACAATAGTCTCAGTCGTCACAGTCGGAAAAGGTCGCGGGACCGCTTTGGCAATTTACATCGAACGACATTCAAGCAAATCCACTTCAGCAAAATGCTCAACTATGTCATGCTCGTCTCTCGACAGGGTGCGTCTCTTCTATTTTCATACAAGTGCCGTATATTATCTATGACTGACTGTCTTGCCGTACTAGGAAAAGTAAGACTTGCAAAATGGTTCCAAACCCTTCCAACCAAGACGAAGAATAAGATTGTAAAGGATGTCACTCAGCTTGTACTTGCTAGGCGAACGAGAATGTGCAACTTTTTGGAATACAAAGGTGAGCCAGCTATGATCCTCTTAGGGAATTGCTTGTCCCTTTTGGTGCCATGATACGAGCTCCACGAGTTCCTCAACCCATTGCGACGGGAcggagatgagaagatgacggGGAGCAAACGAATTGCGCAAAGGAGCTAACGAATATCCATGCAGACACCAAAGTTATCTACAGACGTTATGCGAGCttattcttcatcacttcTATTTCACCGGGTGATAACGAGTTGATTACTTTGGAAATTATACATCGTTACGTGGAAGTCTTGGATCGATATTTCGGTAATGTGCGTTCATCCtaccttcccatccctaCTTTAAAATCCTAAGCGTCTCTGCCATTGGCTGACGTTTAAGCTTGCGCTGGTGTAGGTGTGTGAATTGGATTTAATCTTCAACTTTCAGAAAGCCTATGCCGTCCTTGACGAGCTTATCATTGCTGGAGAAATACAAGAATCGTCCAAGAAAACTGTACTCAAAATTGTGCGTCTTTAATTTTATCTGTCTGTTATgagaagcaaagaagacgatggCTGATGGGATAATGGCTATCTCGGACAGGTTGCGCAATCTGATGCTATTGAAGAGGGTGAGTCGTTGCGCGAGAGTATGAAGCAAAGTGGTTTGTCGTTTTGAGATGCAAGGCCACcagaaagggaaggaaggttgTATGGTCAATGTTGTTACCAGAAGTTCTTCGAAAGACAAGATGGGAAGGCAGGGGCTAGGATGGGATTGAGGGGTGTACAGAGGTATAGATGCTGACGAGATTTGCTCCTTATCTGCCACCGCTTTTGCAGCTGAAGTAGCTGAAGACTCATTGGCGCGATTGGGTAGCTTGGCAAGAGGCGGGCAAGTTGGATAGACCGACTTGGGGTGGAAATCAGACAGAGCATGTTGAGCTAGAGGACCTGTAGGATTCGTTTGGGGCTTTGTATATGTACGAGATGCCAAAAGAGTAATTATTCATACCGTCCGTAAGAGGTTACAGGAGTATATCTACATCTATTTCATATCGAACAGATTGGAAGTACATGTCCATTAGATGACAATCAGTAGGCAAGGTTGAGGATTATACAGTCTGTATAATGATGGTCAGTACTCGGTTCAGTATCTCATTCGTACatacatcatcatcatatttCCATGATGTAAGCTTTGGGTTCGCGGGAGCATTCCTCACATATCGTTGATCCCCTTCGGGCCTGTCATACATAGTTAGCCCCAGCAAACGCCCTGAACCACTCAAAAGCCGGCTTACCTGACTTTAGACTTATTCGATGCAAGCATAGATTGCATGGTGATGCAGATTGAAACGGCGTTAAGGACTAAACAAGGGGCGCCTTAGTTTGTGCAGTACAAAGCAACGGGGATATGGCTTACCTGGAGACCAATCATTACCCAATATGGAAGCACAGATGTGTCCGTTGGAATATATATGGGGATGAATAGGTGCTTGCCACATATCATCTACCACAAAAGTTACCTATTGCTATACTTTAGCAATTCCATTACATCTTTGGGCCAAATACTTCATGACATACTTGTGGCACCTCAATAGGATACCGATCTTCAAATTTGATCCTAAGAGCGAATTGCTCGCCCTACAGCGTGCCGTCAGTGGTCTACACTAAATTTACATTACGCATTGGAACCTGCTTTGTAGATCGTCTCATCTCCAAGTACCGCGATAGTGAAgatccattcttccatGCTATCCGCGCTCAAAAGAGATATACCTGGAGGCGTACCCTTGCTCTCAATATCGCCGAGTTCCTTCACTGAAAGAAGATTAGTTGATGCTGAACGAATGGAGAGACGATCGTACTGAGGCGTTTTGTTGCTAAACGAAGGCCCGGCATGGCGTATGGGGTATATCAATTACAATCAGAAGACATACAGCAATATAACAATGATCGACACACTCGAGACACACTGGCTTTTGCACGCCAAGTTGCACGCAGTAGTTCATCGGCCACCTCGTCGCTGCTGGCTGGCTCGGCCCGAAAGGGCGGACACGCCCACTCATAATGTATTTACGTAAATTTCCCTCAAGTCAGCCTCGTAGCGACCACTTTCGCTATGGTTTTCACTCGTTCGTCTAGTTTTTCTACATTTTTGCATCTTCTCTCGGCACTTTATACTGTCTTGTAGCCCCCCATAAATAGAACATACGCATAACGTATAAGCATAATGGCCGAACAACAAACTACTGAACTCACAAATATCGACCTCGAAGCCGGATCAGAATGGAGATTTGAACTCGAAGCGGATGAAAACATTGCCCTTAGAGTGAGTCTTTCATTCAGCTACGTGATAAGCCTAGTACGTATACATCACAGTATGTAAAGTGATTATAGCTCTGTGAGTTTGACTTGCTGTTGCCATCGTGAATCAAACTGATGAAAACACGTCCCGCCGTCTCGTCTTTTCACTGATTGTCTTGATGTCAATGTTTTTACTCCGAATTGTTGTTCATGTAGTGTAATTTGTTATGCCATCGGGGCTTTATTGTCCGCTTCCTGGACCTTGCAAGCTCGTTTCCTTCATGTTGTGACCGATGGTCTTGTGATATGGCTTAGTCCAAAGTGCGAATCATCAAAACTCTCCGCTGTCGTCTCATTCGAAACATCACCTTTGTCATGACGTGGTTGTACTCACCAGGAAACTGACTCATGATGCAGACTCTCTCTTCCGATCCAGTATTCATCAACTCTCAAGAGCTTACTCCTTCGGCATGGTATCCGATCTACCGACACACAAAATCCGCCCTCTATGCCCCGACTTCTGCCAGAATACAGGTGACAAACCTCCCGGCATCCCATTAtacatccacatccaccgTCCAGCCCCAGCTATTGAACCTTCATCTGGCAATGGAGCGCCAGCGAATACTGTCCAAGAGAGGAATGGAACAGAGGGGGCCTCGAGTAATGATCATGGGCCCTCAAAGTTCAGGAAAGACAACGGTCATGAAGAACTTGGTCAATTTAGCTTTAGGGACCGGTATGGGCTGGACACCTGGTGCGATTGGTCTAGATCCGTCAAGTGTAAGTTTATAGAAGGCTGTGAGATAACAACAGAGGCTCATCTTTGACAACAGCCTCCTAATCTTATCCCGGGAAGTTTGTCCATCTCCACACCATCACATCCGATCCCCACCCATCATTTGGCTCATCCCTTGGGCTCACCGCCCGCTTCTACTGCGGCCAATACTATCTCCGGGGATGTAGAAACAGCTAGCTGGTGGCTTGGAGCTCTTGAACCAACAAACAAGAATGCTGAAGTATGGCGGGTTCTGGTTGAGCACATGGCAGAAGCTTGGGGAATGAGATGcgaaaaggacaagatTGGTATGTGCCACCATTGGATTGCTTGAAAAGAAATCTTATAAAGACATTCTGCAGCAAACATCTCTGGCCTCTTCCTCGATACTCCTGCGGCATTCACTGTCCCCACTCTCGGCACCAAGAAAGACGACCCTAAAGCTCGATATACTTTGGTAAGCCACGCTATCCAGGCATTTGATATCGACACTATCATCGTCATTGGCCACGAAAAGTTACACATTGATCTCTcccgtcttcctcttgtaCAATCACGCCAACTCAACGTAATCCGTATCCCTAAATCAGGCGGCGCCGTCGACCTTGATGACCATGATCGCGAGACCGCTCATATCTTCCAAGTCCGAACCTACTTTTATGGCGAACCCCCTCTGCCGCCACAAATCTCCAGCCTGGTAGGGAAAATGGTGTCTCTCGATTTCGAATTATCACCATACTCGTTCCAGATTCCGTGGAGCAGGCTTGTCGTCCTCCGTGTCGGAGAAGAAAACTCGGCCCCGTCGTCAGCCTTGCCCCTTGGTTCCAGCAAGATACTTTCCCCTTTAAGATTGACGAGAGTGGATCCCAGTGGACCTGGACATGTGGTGCGACTGTTGAATAGAGTCTTGGCATTGGTGGACGTCAAGCCTGAGGATAGGATTGTGCCGGCGAAGGAATCAGAAGTAAAGGAGgaagtgaaggaagaaaagaacgagaaggatggggaaaTTAAGCaagatggtgaaggagagaagaaaggggaagggaagggtgagggcgagggcgagggtgaaggaaaatatggcgaggaagaaggtgaagctgaaggtgaggacgacgaggaagaagtacCGTTCAGGGAAGAGATTGGTACAAGGGAAGTGATGGGTTTCATCGTCATGTGAGTCTTTTATTCCCCTTTTGTATTTCCTATGCTGACCCGACATGCAGCACTGCCATAGATACATTCGCTCGCAAGTATACTGTGCTATCACCGACGCCAGGTCGTTTGCCAACTACCGTCGCCATCGCTGGTGCTATCGAATGGGTTGACTCTGCTTAAGATTGCACCATCAACATTGAAACAAAAAACCGCATCATAGATTAGCACAAGCGTAGACCTCACATCAAATAACCATGTCATGCATGCATAATGCTGTTAACGCGCCCATTTTCAATCATCTATATCTTCTTGACATATCTTACCAATAATGGTTTAAACATCcgccttcccttccttctccccctccgCCTGAGCCGTCGCCTCCTTgaccaactcttccttcctcttctccttttcttgctGTCCTCTCAAAACCCATGCCAAAGGTGCCTTTTCCACAAATAATCGTCTCAACTCTTCAGTCTTCTCAGTCCCGACTTTAGCCTCTGCAAATACGAGCGCCTCTTGCAACGTCTTGACGTCAGCCTGTACAGAAACAAGGGAACGGAGAATGTCGATAGGGCCATCCACATCCTCGGGatccacctccaacctTCCCTTGGCGGCGCCCAAAAGACCCTTGGCGTCACCGGCAGCCTTTTTTGCTTCGATGTATTCTGCGTTGAACGCCTCTGGGGACTTGCCCGTGGGCAACAAGGTGGGTAACGATTGCTTGATGGTAGATACGACGGGCTCGGGGACATCAGCAGGGATAGAAGATACGAGGCGGTTAAAAGCGAGGATCTGGACGTGGAGGGTGGGGTCGGAAGGGGAGAGTGCCTgggcttgaagaagacatcGGAGAGCGGCGAGGTACATTTCTATTTTCCAATCCCCCTTTGTCAGCTTGCTTCTAAAATAGCCAAAGGAGCGGCAAATAAAACAATATGTAAAGAGATAAGTTTACTCACTCTTCCTGATGTAAATCTCATAACCAGCCAACCAAACTTCAACCCTCTCTCCCTGTTTCGCCTCCAACGGCTTCCAGAGCTTCAACGCATCATCCAACAATGTCTCGCTCTTGAGCAATTTTTGTCCGTCAGGGTCATCATCAGCGACAGGCGgttcctcctttttctccccAGAGGCGGCAGCCGCCTTTTTGGCTTTTTGTTCGGCTTTTTGGGCCTTTTTAGCAGCTTTTTTGCGATCAGCTTCTTGTTCGGGGGCTGTAATTCAGATGAAACAATGGTGTTAGTTTGCTCTCTGAGAAACTAGTGGGAAGACGCACAAAGCTTTTCTTCGGTGATACTGGGATCATCGTTGACACGGAGGTAAACATCGATAGCTGCAAGCGCGGCCTTGGCGTAACCAGGATGTGATCTGAGGTTCTCCTCATACTTCAACAAGCTATCGACCATTCAGTCAATTCCTACATTTCTCCCCCACTAGGAGGCAGCCCTGGAGACTGGAGGGTTGATACTCACTGGGTGTACGCCTGGAAAGTCATCCTTCTCGCACAGTACCCATGGAAATCATATTGATCATCTTCATACTCCTGGAACACCTTGGCGACCGTCTGGTACCTCTTGAGCGCCATCCCAATATTCCCATTCAACCTATACGCATCCCCCGATTCCTGGAGGAACCACAAAGACTGAAGGTCTGTCAAGTCTTGGGCTGGGGtcacatccttctttgtgAATATGCCGAGCAACTGTTCGGCCTTTTCGACGTCGCCGGCGCGGAACCAGTATTTGGCGGCTTTACCGTTTAGGAATCGATCTTGGCCGTCGAGCAAACGGGCCTTTTCCATTTCGTGTGCGGCGCCGAGGGGGTCGCCGGAACGTTTGAGGACGATCGCTTTGGCCATGTAGAGTTCGGGCAAGGTGGGGGTGTGGTCGAGAgcaagagagaggaggtggagggagCGGGTGTAGGATGGAATGGGGTTGAGAGGGTGGGCAAGGTGAAGGGCGAGGTAATAGTACGCCCAGAGAAGGACCGTGGGAGGAGAGATAGTTCCTATTTCGAGAGTCAATTTATATgattctttttctttctgtATGAAGTAGAACGTACCATCGTTAGACAATGTAGAGTCCTTTTCAAGTTTTTGAATAATCCCTTCAACGATCTCGCCTACAAtaaccatcttctcctggTCAGAGTAGATACTCTTAACGTCTACGAAGAGTGAGGGGACACCGCGTTCGAGGCCCTTGATAATATAAGCTTGAGCGAGCTCACGGAACTTGTCGCCTGTGTTTTTTTTATTAGTTAAAGCGAataggaagaggagggataACTTTCCTTGGGCAACGTCAAGAGCCAAACGACGAGGAGCAGTAGACCGAGGGAAAGCTTGAGAGAATTCGTCAAGGCTTTGGAGAAGGTTAGCTCGAGTAGCATCATCAAAGGGACCCGCTAGAGACAATAGTTAGCGTAAGCTTTACAAACGCATAAGAAGAAATAGAAGAAAATTCTTACCAATGTCAACCCCCTTGGTCTTGAAGTAACCACGATAGTACGCCAAGTTGTCCGAGTTTTGCTTGAGAAGGTCCTGATAGGTCTGAAGAGCTTCGTTGGTACGACCGAGGGCAGTGAGAATGTCCGCTGTGGAGTGAAGGTGAGTATTTCCAGCAAATAGAAGCATTCCAAGACGAGATAATACACACCTTTGATTTGAGAAACCTCTCCTCGGGGGCTGATCACACCTTCTTTAATACCCTTTTCCAACCTTTCGAGCGCTTCTTCATTCCTGCCGGCATCCACGCACAGCTGGATAATATGCAGCAAGATCTGCGCCTTTTCCTGCGCATTCGCTCCCTCAGTCTGTACGGCGGACTGGTACAAGTCATAAGTCTTAATGGCTTCTTCACGATCACCTGCGAGTTCGTGGGCGATGACAA includes:
- a CDS encoding hypothetical protein (Match to ESTs gb|CF188230.1|CF188230, gb|CF192566.1|CF192566), producing the protein MAAIPKHRQLPDKESKLFRELLTQYELKQYKKGLKVADTILKKFPNHGETLAIKALTLHSSLPDPPTASSVPKREEAEAMARLAVKKDITSHITWHVLGILAKNRKDWDEASRAFAMARRQDPDNIPLIRDSIALLTHTRQYDAAVQVRHHYTVLRPQIRSAWLGLVIAHELAGDREEAIKTYDLYQSAVQTEGANAQEKAQILLHIIQLCVDAGRNEEALERLEKGIKEGVISPRGEVSQIKADILTALGRTNEALQTYQDLLKQNSDNLAYYRGYFKTKGVDIAGPFDDATRANLLQSLDEFSQAFPRSTAPRRLALDVAQGKLSLLFLFALTNKKNTGDKFRELAQAYIIKGLERGVPSLFVDVKSIYSDQEKMVIVGEIVEGIIQKLEKDSTLSNDGTISPPTVLLWAYYYLALHLAHPLNPIPSYTRSLHLLSLALDHTPTLPELYMAKAIVLKRSGDPLGAAHEMEKARLLDGQDRFLNGKAAKYWFRAGDVEKAEQLLGIFTKKDVTPAQDLTDLQSLWFLQESGDAYRLNGNIGMALKRYQTVAKVFQEYEDDQYDFHGYCARRMTFQAYTHLLKYEENLRSHPGYAKAALAAIDVYLRVNDDPSITEEKLSPEQEADRKKAAKKAQKAEQKAKKAAAASGEKKEEPPVADDDPDGQKLLKSETLLDDALKLWKPLEAKQGERVEVWLAGYEIYIRKKMYLAALRCLLQAQALSPSDPTLHVQILAFNRLVSSIPADVPEPVVSTIKQSLPTLLPTGKSPEAFNAEYIEAKKAAGDAKGLLGAAKGRLEVDPEDVDGPIDILRSLVSVQADVKTLQEALVFAEAKVGTEKTEELRRLFVEKAPLAWVLRGQQEKEKRKEELVKEATAQAEGEKEGKADV